The following coding sequences are from one Pseudomonas oryzae window:
- a CDS encoding electron transfer flavoprotein subunit alpha/FixB family protein: MAILVIAEHNNSALAAATLNTVAAASQIGGDIHVLVAGQGCGAVAEAAAQVAGVAKVLRADAPAYAHQLPENLAPLIVELARSGYSHVLAPATTNGKNYLPRVAALLDVEQISEIVKVVSADTFQRPIYAGNAIATVQSSAAVKVITVRGTGFDAVAAEGGSASIEAVGASCDAGVSSFVGEELAKSERPELTAAKVVISGGRGMQNGDNFALLYGLADKLGAAVGASRAAVDAGFVPNDLQVGQTGKIVAPQLYVAVGISGAIQHLAGMKDSRVIVAINKDEEAPIFQVADYGLVADLFEAIPELSAQLG, from the coding sequence ATGGCAATCCTGGTAATCGCTGAACACAACAACAGTGCCCTGGCTGCCGCCACCCTCAATACCGTGGCCGCCGCCAGCCAGATCGGTGGCGACATCCATGTGCTGGTCGCCGGCCAAGGCTGCGGCGCGGTCGCCGAAGCCGCGGCCCAGGTCGCCGGCGTGGCCAAGGTGCTGCGCGCCGACGCCCCGGCCTACGCCCACCAGTTGCCGGAAAACCTCGCGCCGCTGATCGTCGAGCTGGCGCGGAGCGGCTACAGCCACGTGCTGGCGCCGGCCACCACCAACGGCAAGAACTACCTGCCGCGCGTCGCCGCGCTGCTCGACGTCGAGCAGATCTCCGAGATCGTCAAGGTGGTTTCCGCCGACACCTTCCAGCGGCCGATCTACGCCGGCAACGCCATCGCCACCGTGCAGTCGAGTGCGGCGGTCAAGGTGATCACCGTGCGCGGCACCGGCTTCGACGCGGTGGCCGCCGAGGGCGGCAGCGCGAGCATCGAAGCCGTCGGCGCATCCTGCGATGCCGGCGTGTCCAGCTTCGTCGGTGAGGAGCTGGCCAAGTCCGAACGCCCCGAGCTGACCGCCGCCAAGGTGGTGATCTCCGGCGGGCGCGGCATGCAGAACGGCGACAACTTCGCCCTGCTCTACGGCCTGGCCGACAAGCTCGGCGCCGCCGTGGGTGCCTCGCGCGCCGCCGTCGACGCCGGCTTCGTGCCCAACGACCTGCAGGTGGGGCAGACCGGCAAGATCGTTGCGCCGCAGCTGTACGTCGCCGTCGGCATTTCCGGGGCGATCCAGCATCTGGCCGGCATGAAGGACTCCAGGGTGATCGTGGCGATCAACAAGGACGAGGAGGCGCCGATCTTCCAGGTCGCCGACTACGGCCTGGTCGCCGACCTGTTCGAGGCCATTCCCGAGCTGAGCGCCCAGCTCGGCTGA
- a CDS encoding acetyl-CoA C-acyltransferase family protein: MNQREVVIVSGVRTAIGDFGGSLKDFAPGDLGAMVAREALQRAEVGGNEVDQVVFGNVIHTEPADMYISRVVALKSGVSENSTALTVNRLCGSGLQAIVTAAQGILLGDADIALAGGVDMMSRAPYSSSAMRFGARMGDTGMTDMLIGALTDPMHKVHMGITAENVRRTYAISREAQDELAVESHRRAAQAIAEGRFKEQILPITLKTRRGEVVFDTDEHVRDNVTIEELSKLKPAFERNDGTVTPGNASSLNDGAAAVVLMERATAERRGLKPMARMLSYALAGVDPMHMGIGPVPASKLALERAGLAIADIDVVEANEAFAAQACAVTQVLGLDPAKVNPNGSGISLGHPIGATGTIITLKALYELERTGGRYALVTMCIGGGQGIAAVFERI; the protein is encoded by the coding sequence ATGAATCAGCGTGAAGTAGTGATCGTCAGCGGCGTCCGTACGGCAATCGGCGATTTCGGCGGCAGCCTCAAGGACTTCGCCCCCGGCGACCTGGGCGCCATGGTTGCCCGCGAGGCCCTGCAGCGCGCCGAGGTCGGCGGCAACGAGGTCGACCAGGTGGTGTTCGGCAACGTCATCCACACCGAACCGGCCGACATGTACATCTCCCGCGTGGTCGCCCTGAAGAGCGGCGTCAGCGAGAACTCCACCGCGCTGACCGTCAACCGCCTGTGCGGCTCGGGCCTGCAGGCCATCGTCACCGCCGCCCAGGGCATCCTGCTCGGCGACGCCGACATCGCCCTGGCCGGCGGCGTCGACATGATGAGCCGCGCGCCCTACTCCTCCTCGGCGATGCGCTTCGGCGCGCGCATGGGCGACACCGGCATGACCGACATGCTGATCGGCGCGCTGACCGACCCGATGCACAAGGTGCACATGGGCATCACCGCCGAGAACGTGCGCCGCACCTACGCCATCTCCCGCGAGGCGCAGGACGAGCTGGCGGTGGAATCGCACCGCCGCGCCGCCCAGGCCATCGCCGAGGGCCGCTTCAAGGAGCAGATCCTGCCGATCACCCTGAAGACCCGCCGTGGCGAGGTGGTGTTCGACACCGACGAGCACGTGCGCGACAACGTGACCATCGAGGAGCTGAGCAAGCTCAAGCCGGCCTTCGAGCGCAACGACGGCACCGTGACCCCGGGCAACGCCTCCAGCCTCAACGACGGCGCCGCCGCCGTGGTGCTGATGGAGCGCGCCACCGCCGAGCGCCGCGGCCTCAAGCCGATGGCGCGCATGCTGTCCTACGCCCTGGCCGGCGTCGACCCGATGCACATGGGCATCGGCCCGGTCCCGGCTTCCAAGCTGGCCCTGGAGCGCGCCGGTCTCGCCATCGCCGACATCGACGTGGTCGAGGCCAACGAGGCGTTCGCCGCCCAGGCCTGCGCCGTCACCCAGGTACTCGGCCTCGACCCGGCCAAGGTCAACCCCAACGGCTCGGGCATCTCCCTCGGCCACCCGATCGGCGCCACCGGCACCATCATCACCCTCAAGGCCCTCTACGAGCTCGAGCGCACCGGCGGCCGCTACGCCCTGGTGACCATGTGCATCGGCGGCGGCCAGGGCATCGCCGCGGTCTTCGAGCGCATCTGA
- a CDS encoding electron transfer flavoprotein subunit beta/FixA family protein codes for MKVLVAVKRVVDYNVKVRVKADNSGVDLANVKMAMNPFCEIAVEEAVRLKEKGIASEVVVVSVGPSAAQEQLRTALALGADRAVLVEANDELGSLAVAKLLKAVVDKEQPQLVITGKQAIDSDNNQTGQMLAALTGFAQGTFASKVEVAGDKVNVTREIDGGLQTVSLKLPAIVTTDLRLNEPRYASLPNIMKAKKKPLDVLTPDALGVSTASSVKVLKVEAPAARSAGIKVKSVAELVEKLQNEAKVI; via the coding sequence ATGAAAGTACTGGTCGCGGTAAAGCGCGTGGTCGACTACAACGTCAAGGTCCGGGTCAAGGCGGACAATTCCGGCGTCGACCTGGCCAACGTCAAGATGGCCATGAACCCCTTCTGCGAGATCGCCGTGGAAGAAGCGGTACGCCTCAAGGAAAAGGGCATCGCCTCTGAGGTCGTCGTGGTCTCGGTCGGTCCGAGCGCCGCCCAGGAGCAACTGCGCACCGCCCTGGCCCTCGGCGCCGACCGCGCCGTGCTGGTCGAGGCCAATGACGAGCTGGGCTCGCTGGCCGTCGCCAAGCTGCTCAAGGCGGTGGTCGACAAGGAACAGCCGCAGCTGGTGATCACCGGCAAGCAGGCCATCGACAGCGACAACAACCAGACCGGGCAGATGCTCGCCGCGCTGACCGGCTTCGCCCAGGGCACCTTCGCCTCCAAGGTCGAGGTGGCCGGCGACAAGGTCAACGTCACCCGCGAGATCGACGGCGGTCTGCAGACCGTTTCACTGAAACTGCCGGCCATCGTCACCACCGACCTGCGCCTCAACGAGCCGCGCTACGCCTCGCTGCCCAACATCATGAAGGCCAAGAAGAAGCCGCTCGACGTACTGACTCCGGATGCTCTCGGCGTGTCCACCGCCTCCAGCGTCAAGGTGCTCAAGGTCGAGGCCCCGGCCGCGCGCAGCGCCGGGATCAAGGTCAAGTCGGTGGCCGAGCTGGTCGAGAAACTGCAGAACGAAGCGAAGGTGATCTGA